The Neorhizobium sp. NCHU2750 genome contains the following window.
TCAGCACGCAGAACATCCACGCAAAACCGTCAAGGCGCAGCGTGAAGTTCAGCCCGAGCTGCGGGATCCAGTCGAGATTGTAGCGCAGGACGTTGCCGTCGGTGACCTGCGGATAGGCGGCCACGACGATGAGGAGGCAGAAAAGAGCGATGATGGAGGCAAGCCGCGACGGCAATGCCACCGACCGGGTATTCAGGAGCAGGACGGAAAGAATGCTTCCGATGAACGGCAGGGCCAGCAAGATGACAAGAAACTGCGGCGCAAGCGTTATCCCAATGTCCCATCCCTTCATTGTCTCGGCATATTAGTCCTTAATGATGAAGAGGGAAGCCCCACTAGCCAACCGGATCAAACTGCCATATATGATTGATTCTGACCAATATGGGCAATTTGGAACAATGGGTCAACCGGACCGGGAAAAGTTTCTGACACCTGCCCTCTGTCGGGCAAGTCGTGGTTTTCTCGATTGGACGCAAGGCGATCTGGCTGACCGCTCGGGCGTATCGCGTAGCACGATCCGTGACTATGAAGGCGACCGCCACGAGGTTCACCGTTCGACGGAGGCACAATTGCGCCGCGCCTTTGAGGATGGCGGCCTGACATTCATGTCGGTTGACGGCGCAGGCACCGCGATCTTCCCCGACGACAAGCCATCGTCTGGAAGTTAGATCCGCGCATCTGGCCCCAGACATCGTCCCCGCCGGGAATGTCTCATCGGCCAGCGATGCGCCTCCATTACAAGCCGCTATGAGTTCTCAGATC
Protein-coding sequences here:
- a CDS encoding helix-turn-helix domain-containing protein; translation: MPYMIDSDQYGQFGTMGQPDREKFLTPALCRASRGFLDWTQGDLADRSGVSRSTIRDYEGDRHEVHRSTEAQLRRAFEDGGLTFMSVDGAGTAIFPDDKPSSGS